GATCGGCGCGATCAGCCTGTTGTAGAAGCGCTGGAAGAAGGTCGCCTCCGGTTCGGAGGTGAGAACGATTTCCTTCTCGCCATCGGTGGTCAGCCATTCGAGCCGGCCAGTGTCCTTGGCCAGACGCAGGCGGTAGGAGTTCTGGACCCGGCTCACGTTGATGACCCTCAGCATCTCGCGTGCCAGCTGCGGGCTGTCGATTAGCATGCCCATTTCGGTGTTCTGCGTGGCCGAGCGCGGATCGAGATTGGCCGAGCCGAGCAGGATTCGCGAGCGATCGATGGCCGCGGTCTTCGCATGCAGCCGGCCCAGCGAGCTGCCAAAGGAGCCGAAGCGCTTGCTCGCCGTGGTGCGTTCCGGGCTCAATTCATAGAGGTCGGCCCCCGCTTTCAGCAGCCGCTCGCGGTAGCGCATGTAGCCCGTGTGCACGAGCGGTTCGTCGTTGGCCGCCAGGGAGTTGGTCAGGAGAACCAGCTTGATCTTGCGCCGGCCCAGTTCCTCGAAGGCAGCCATGCCTTGCTCGCCAGGCACCAAGTAGGGCGAGGTCATCTGCACCTCCTGCTTGGCCTCGAGCAGGCGCTCCCAGATCTTCATCGTCACGCTGGTCGCCAGGGCCTCCTCGGCGGTCATGGTCGTGGGCTTGGTGGGAGGATCGGCCACGGCACGGGCCGTGCCCCACAGCAGGCCCATGCGTCCCTCGTCGAGTTCCTCCGAGATCGGGCCGTAGCCGAGGATGTCGTTGGGCGGCAGGACGACCTTGGGCGCCGGAGCGGCCATGTCGACCCAGGAATCGAACTCGGCGGTGCCGGGCGTCGTGCCGCCCTGGCCGCGCACGACCTCGCCGATGGGCCAGACCTGCTCGCTGTTCCAGTAGGTGTCGAAGATGGCTTCGAGCTGCGGCAGCACCTTGCCGACGACAACCGCATCCATGTCGATGAAGTTCTGCGCCTCGCTCAGCACGAAGTACTCGTCGGCGATGTTGCGCCCGCCGACCACCGCCATCGCGCCGTCCGCGATGAACAACTTGTTGTGCATGCGGTGGTTGAGCCGGTAGATCTCGTGCGGCGAGGCGGCGAAGCGCGAGAGGAAGCCGTCGCGTCCGCAGCAGAACGGGTTGAACAGCCGCACCTCGACGTTTGGCGTCCGCGAAAGCGCCAGCAGCAGGTACTGGCTCTTGGCCGTGTAGAGATCGTCCACCAACACGCGCACCTTGACGCCGCGGGCCGCGGCCTCGCGCAGCGCGCGCATCAGCAGCCGGCCGACGCCGTCGTTCTCGAGCTGGTAGTACTGCACCACCAGGGAGCGTTCGGCGCGCTTGGCGAGCTGGATACGGGCGTCCAGCGAATACACCCCCAGCGGCATCAGGCGGAAGCCGGAATGCTCGCCCGGCGGCGTCGAGGCGGCTACCACCTTGGCCAGCATGGTCGACGGATCGGCCGGCGCTGCGAATGCGGCGGGCCGCTCCCTCGCCGGCGGCAGCGAGCCGCAGGCCCCGAGCCCTGCGGCGAGGGCGCACAGCAACGCCACGCGCAGCAGACGGACCCATGCGTTCATGATCTTTCCCCTCTTTGGAGTTGTTCCGGATACTGCGCCAGGCAGGCTGGTTTAACCTCTGCCACACAACGCACCCGGGTTCTAGAATTTCGCAATGCCTCTTCCCGGAGTTACACCATGACACGACGGATTCTCGCGCGTCTCGCCGCCTTTGGGCTCGCAAGCCTCGGACTTTCACCGGCCCTTGCCGCCCTGGACGTCGGGGATCCGGTGCCCAAGTTCACGGCGACCGCCGCGCTGGGCGGCAAGACCTTCAACTATTCGCTGGCCGATGCGCTGGCCAAGGGCCCGGTGGTGGTGTATTTCTTCCCGGCAGCCGGCACCACCGACTGCAACATCGAGGCGCATGCCTTCGCCGAGGCCATGGACCAGTTCGAGGCGGTGGGCGCCACTGTGATCGGCGTGTCGGCCGACGACATCGAAACGCTGAAGGATTTCTCGGTCAAGCAGTGCCAGAGCAAGTTCCCGGTGGCCGCCGACCGATCGAAGGTCGTGATCGAGGGCTTCGACGCGGTGATGCAGACCCGTCCCGATTTCGCCAACCGGCTGTCCTACGTGGTCGCGCCGAACGGCACGGTCGCCTACTATTACCAGAACCTCAACCCGGACAAGCACGTCGAGCGCATGCTCAACGCGCTCAAGGCGCTTCCCAAGCAGACTGCCAAGCGCTAGCCGCGGGCCACTCCCGGCGGGGGCTGGCCGCCTTCGCGCACAATTTCAGCCATGCAGCTCCATTACATCGCCAACGAAAGCGTCCCCTCCTCCTCGGGCCGCACCCTCCCCGTCCTCGACCCGTCCGACGGCCAGCCCTTCGACGAGCTGCAGCGGGGCAACGCAGCCGACATCGACGCGGCCGTGCGCGCCGCGCGCGACTGCTTCGAGGGCAGTTGGCAAAAGCAGAGCGCGGCCGAGCGCGGCCGGCTGCTCTACAGGCTGTCGCAGAAGATCGCCGAGCACACCGACGAGCTGGCGCTGCTCGAGCAGCGCGACTGCGGCAAGCCCGTCAAGCAGGCGCGCGCCGATGCGCTGGCGCTGGTGCGCTACTTCGAGTTCTATGCCGGCGCCTGCGACAAGCTGCACGGCGAGACCATCCCCTACCAGGAGGGCTACAGCGTCTTCACCTGGCGCGAGCCGCACGGCGTCACCGGCCACGTCATTCCGTGGAACTACCCGATGCAGATCTTCGGCCGCAGCGTCGGCGGCGCGCTGGCCGCAGGCAACGTCTGCGTGGTCAAGCCCTCCGAGGACGCCTGCCTGTCGCTGATCCGCGTTGCGCAGCTGGCGGCGGAGGTCGGCTTCCCGCCCGGCGCGATCAACATCGTGACCGGCTACGGCCATGAAGTGGGCGATGCGCTGGCGCGGCACCCGGGCATCGACCACATCAGCTTCACCGGCAGCCCGAAGGTGGGCACGCTGATCCAGCAGGTGGCGGCCGAGCGACACTGCCCCGTCACGCTGGAGCTGGGCGGCAAGAGCCCGCAGATCATCTTTGCCGACGCCGACCTGGGCGCCGCCATCCCGGTGCTGATCAACGCGATCGTGCAGAATGCCGGGCAGACCTGCTCGGCCGGCTCGCGCGTGCTGGTCGAGCGCGAAATCTACGAGCTGCTGCTGGAGCGCCTGGGCCAGGCCTTCGAGGCGCTGCGCGTCGGCCCTGCGGCCATGGACCTGGACGTCGGCCCGCTGATCCGCCAGACCCAGCAGCAACGCGTCTGGGACTTCCTGTCCGACGCCCAGCATGCCGGCATCCCGATGGTGGCCCAGGGCGTGGTGGTCGACGAGGCACCGCAGACCGGCTTCTACCAGGCGCCCACTTTGCTGCGCGACGTGCCGGTGACGCACCGGCTGGCCCAGGAGGAAGTCTTCGGCCCGGTGCTCGCGGCAATGTCCTTCCGCGACGAAGACGAAGCCGTGGCACAGGCCAATGCCACCGAGTTCGGCCTGGTCGCCGGCATCTGGACGAAGGATGGGGGTCGCCAGTTCCGCATGGCCAAGCGCGTCAAGAGCGGCCAGGTCTTCATCAACAACTACGGCGCCGGCGGCGGCGTGGAGCTGCCTTTCGGCGGCGTCAAGTCCTCGGGCTACGGCCGCGAGAAGGGCTTCGAGGCGCTCTACGGCTTCACCACGCTCAAGACGGTGGCCGTGCGCCACGGCTGAGCATCAGCCCAGCGCGGTATCCAGCAGCATCATCAGCACGAAGCCCACCATCAGCCCGCCCGTCGCAAACGCCTCATGGCCCTTGCGATGGGACTCCGGGATGATCTCGTGGCTGATCACGAAGAGCATCGCCCCGGCCGCGAAGCCCAGGCCCCAGGGCAGCAGCAGCGCCGAGTGGCTGACGATCGCGGCACCGAACACCGCTCCCAGCGGCTCGACCAGGCCGGAGGCCATGCCGATCGCCACCGCGAAGGGCCGGCGATAGCCCGCGGCCAGCAGCGCCGCGGCGACGACCAGGCCCTCGGGCACATCCTGGATCGCGATGCCGGTCGCCAGAGCACTGCCGCGCAGTGCATCCCCACCGGCAAAGCCGACGCCGATCGCCAGGCCTTCCGGCAGGTTGTGCAGCGCGATCGCGAACACGAAGAGCCAGGTGCGCCGCAGCACGCGCGTGTCCCGCCCTTCCACGCCCTTGATGAAGTGCTCGTGCGGCAGCACCCGGTCCAGCACCAGCAGCGCCAGGCCGCCCAGCAGGACCGCGCTGCCCACGATGCCGCCGGCGCCCCAGGCATCCGCGCCCGCAGCGCGCGCCGCGGCGATGCCGGGGATGATCAGGGAGAAGGCGCTGGCTGCCAGCATCACGCCTGCGCCGAAGCCGAACAGCGTGTCCTGCGTGCGGTCCGACAAGCGCTGCGAGAACACGATCGGCAAGGTGCCCAGCGCGGTGGCGAGCGCCGCGATCGAGCCGCCGGTCAGGGCCTGCAGCACCACCGGCCGGGCGGCCGCGTAGTGCCAGAACTGCGCGCCCAGCACCAGGACGCCGGCCAGCACGATGGCAATCCCGAAGGCCTGCCGCAATGGCAAGGAGGGGCGCACGGCGGCGCTGGCGATGGAGGAACTGCGGTTCATGGCTAGATGATATTAATTCTCATCTACGGCGCGGTTCGGGAATTTCAATCCTGCCGATAGAGGCGCGCTGGCGGTGTGTAGGACGTCATTGAACTTTTCAGTTGCTCAATCAACATTTCAGTCAAAGTTCGGTGGGCGGCGGTTGGATGGACGGCCCTTAGGAGCGAGGACAAGGCCCTTGGCATAGCTCAGAGTTGCCGCGCTGAATGGGCGCAGAGTACGAACAACAAGGAACCACGCCATGAAGTCCGAACCCAAAACACTCGGGGTCAAGAAGCCGTGGTCAAGCATCTTGAGACGCTGCTCGCGGCTGCGAGGTCCGGCGAGCTGGACGACGTGGTCATGGCTCACCGGGTCTTCAAGAATGACGGTACGTTCGAGGATCTCATCTTGCGGTACCGAGGAAGCCTCAAGCCGCGCTCGCGGAGCTCGGAGCCGCGGACGATTGACCGCGCAGGACGTGCATGCCATGGCTTTCCATGGTGAATCTTTCGACGTCTCAGCCAGCACGCGCCTTCGAGATAGCGGCGGCAACGTTGGCATACGCTGCGTCGGCGAGCGAGCGATAGAGTTCCACCGTGTGACCGACCCTGTGCGGCGTCAGGATGACGCATGGCGCGGCGCGCAGGCGGCTCTTCTCGGGGAGAGGTTCGACTTCGAAAACATCGATCGCGGCGCCGCCCAAGTGCCCACTTTCAAGTGCATCGCAGAGTGCGTCCTCGTCGACAAGGCCACCCCGCGCGGTGTTGATCAACCAGGCGCCCGCCTTCATGCGCTCGATGGCGCGGCGGTCGATAAGATGCCGGGATGTCGCGTTCAACGTGCTGTGCACAGAGAGCATGTCGGACTCGGAAAGCAATGTGTCAAACGGCACCAGCCGGACTCCTTCCGTTGCCGTCTGCGAAGACGGCGCATGCGCGAGCAACTGCGCTCCCCAGCCCTGCAGACGTTGCGCCACGGAACGCCCGACCCGACCGAACCCGAGCAGCCCCACAGTCTTTCCTTGCAAGCTGCGGGACACTCCGCGTGGCGAACGCGGGTGCCGGATCAGTGTCAGCATGAGAAGCACTGTTGCTTCTGCCAAACCTTCGAAGTTTTCCGGCGTGGCACTGTTGGCGACTGTGATGCCCCTTGCTGCGACTGCATCGACGTCGACCGAGTCGATCCCGATCGTGGGTAGCACGATAGACTTCAGCTGTGGCGCCGCGGCCAGCGTATCGGGGCCAATGCTGTAGCGAGGCGTCGACACGATGACCTCGCAGGCGTTCAGGTGTGCCGCATTCACGCACACCTCCAATGGCCGCCTCGCTGCAACGGCGTCGTCACCGCGCCGAACGAGAGCGCCCTCCGCCTGGAGCCGAGCTGCGAGTTCGTCCAGCGCGTCGCCGATGACCGTGTCGCGCATCACAAGAATGGCCGGGTTTGAATTCATGACTGCGCGCCCTTGTGCTTTCATGAGCGGTTTGCGCTGCTGCTTTCCCCCTCACGCTCGTGCTTGCGCAGGAAGGCGTCGATCAGGTCGATGAAGCTCGCGGGTGTTTCGAAGATTCCGAAGTGCGACGCGCCCTCAACCAAAATGAGTTCGCCTCGTGCGGCTTCCGCGATGCGACGCGTCACCGCGGCAGGCAGACTCGCGTCGGCCGCACATGCGACGGCGAGTGTCGGCACATTGATGACAGAAAGTCCCTCGATCGTCTCCACCGCGGAGATCGCCTGCCAGTTTGCGCTCCAGCTGTACCAGTCCTGCTGGAGCAGCGCCGTTTCGCAGCGCGCGACCAACTGCGCAGGCGCGTGATCGCTGAACCACCTGCGCAGTGTCTCGGGGACCACCTCTGCCATCTTTCCGGCAATACCAGCGTTCCCCCGGGCGCGGATCGTGGTACGTGCATCGTCACGAAACGTCGCCGACGTGGCACAGGCAATGAGTGCGCGCACGGCCTGCGGCCTCTGGATGGCAGCATACTGCGCAACCATGCCGCCCATCGAAACGCCAAGGAACGATGCTGCCCCAATTCCCTGCGCATCTAGGACCTCCCAGATGCAACGCGCATGCTCCGCCAACGTGATGGACGACGTCAGGGGCTCGGATTCACCATGGCCCAGCATGTCTATGGTGATGATGGTTCGCACTGGCGACCACGCCGTCACAAAGGCGTCCCACCAAGAGCGGTCGATGCCGATCGGGTGCAGGAGGACGACGCACGGCCCTGCGCCCGACCTGTCGTAGGCGAGTTGCCCCCGTGAGGTCGAGCAAATCGTCACGTGCGGCGCCCCCAGGATTCAGCCCGGACCTTCGGACCCAGTGCCCTTCGCTGCTCGATCGTGTTGGCTTCCACCTGGTTGCTCACTGGTGATGATTGGAATGCATGACGCTCGTTGATACCCTCGGTGCTGAGCGCAAGAAGGCCATGACAGCCTCAGTCGCCGCTTCGCGGACTTCGAGCGTGGGCGAGAATGCCGGCACTATGGCACCCAGCACCTCGCTCCCCGTTTCCGCGCCGACACGGGCATCGACCACGATGTCGCATTGCGCATGCATTTCTGCCGGATCGACGAACACCTGGTTGCCATCCGGGTTTGTCGACTTGCCCTGCGGGGAAGTGCACAAGACAGTGACGCCCCAATTGCAGAGGCGCCCCGCGAATTCAAGCGACGTGCGGGGACTGGCAAGAATGCCAACCCGCTTTCCTTTCAGCATCGTCGCGGTGACGCGGCGCGGACGCGGTAGCTTCTCGCGCAGTAAACGTTCGGTCTCGCGCAGGTCGTAAAGACGCTCGAGCACAGCGAGGATGCTTGCTTCCGCCAGTCCGGAATGGAAGTGTGGCGGAGTGATGTCGACGACGTGTGCATGCGCGCGGAGCGGTGCCGTGATCGACACGACCTTGCGAGCATCCGGAGGAATGTCCCATCGCTCGCCATGCTCTGTGCCGCAGGTCACGAGAAGATCGCATTCACCATCAGGCGCGTCAAGCAACACGCCGCGAAAGCCTGCCACCTCGTGCAGAAGGCGTTCGACATCGAGCCACCTCCGGGCGCACTTCGTCACCTTGCAGGTAACCGGAGAGGTGACCGCATACGCCTGCGACAACGGTTTCATTTACCCATGTGCCAACTGCAAGGCACCCGACGCCACGATCAAATCCACGTCTCGTTCCGCTTTTCCCAGCCAGGATGCCAGCACTTGGTGGGCGCCTTCGCCGAGCCTCGGCGGATATCGCGGAACCAGCGGCGACTCACCTTGCAGCTTGATCGGGTTTCCGACGACTTCGACGGAGCGCCCGTCGAGGTCCTCGAGTTGCATGACCATGCCGCGGCCTGCTTCGCGCGCATCCGCCAATGCTTCAGGGACCTTCTTGATGAGCGCCACCGGGACGCCCTGACTCTGTAGCGGCTCGATCCAGTCCGCGGCTGGCTTGGTGCGAAATGCGGCTTCAAGGATCGGCCATAGCTCGTTGCGATGAGCCAGGCGGCTGTGCGCATTGCAAAAGCGGGCATCGTCGGCCAGTTCCGCGCACCCAAGCGCGGAGCACATCCCCCGCCACATGCGCTCAGTATTGGCGGTCACGACCAATTCGCGTCCGTCCTCGCCGACGAATGACCGGTAGGTGGGAATCGAGTCATGCTTGGCGCCTTGCGGTTGTGGCGTGATCCCGGCCACCAAGGCATACGTGCTCTGGTAGGAAAGCATCGCTAACTGGCAGTCCAGCATGGAAATGTCGATCGCGCGTCCTTTCCCGGTCCGCTCGCGGTCAGCCAGCGCTGCATTGATCGCGATGGAGGCGTACATGCCCGCCACGATGTCTCCGGCAGGAATGCCGAGTCTCACCGACGGACGGCCGGCCTCCCCCGTCAAGCTCATAACGCCCGATAGTGCCTGAACGATCATGTCGTACGCTGGGTGATCCTTCCACGGGCCGGTCTGCCCGAATCCGCTTATCGAAGCCCAGATCAAGCGAGGGTGGTGCGCTCTCAGCCCCCGGCTATCCAGGCCCATGCGCGCGGCGACACCTGGGCGGTAATTCTCAACCACCACGTCGCAGACCGCGATCATCTCTTTCAGCAGCGCGACACCGTGTGGCGACTTCAAGTCCAATGCAATGCTGCGTTTGCTCCTGTTGATCCCCAGAAAATACGCGCTGTCCCCTTCTACGAAATAAGGTGGAATCGTGCGGCTGGAATCCCCCCCATTGGGTGGCTCGATCTTGACCACTTCGGCGCCCATGTCCGCCAAGACCTGGGTGGCAAACGGACCGGACAGGAAAGTTGTCAGGTCCAAGACCCTGTAGCCGGCCAATGGGGCACCCGGCGTGCCGATAGGGAAAGTCATGGTCTGCCTGTTGCTATGTCAGTGGCTGGCTAGCGCGTCAGGATCGTCACGGCGCACGCGCCATGTTCGAAACCGGAGATGCCGCCTCCCGTGGCGTGGCACAAGCCGATGCGTGCACCTTCGACCTGATGCGCGCCGTTGCGTCCTTGGAGCTGGCGCGAGATTTCGACGATTTGGGCAACCCC
Above is a window of Variovorax sp. RA8 DNA encoding:
- a CDS encoding phospholipase D family protein, coding for MNAWVRLLRVALLCALAAGLGACGSLPPARERPAAFAAPADPSTMLAKVVAASTPPGEHSGFRLMPLGVYSLDARIQLAKRAERSLVVQYYQLENDGVGRLLMRALREAAARGVKVRVLVDDLYTAKSQYLLLALSRTPNVEVRLFNPFCCGRDGFLSRFAASPHEIYRLNHRMHNKLFIADGAMAVVGGRNIADEYFVLSEAQNFIDMDAVVVGKVLPQLEAIFDTYWNSEQVWPIGEVVRGQGGTTPGTAEFDSWVDMAAPAPKVVLPPNDILGYGPISEELDEGRMGLLWGTARAVADPPTKPTTMTAEEALATSVTMKIWERLLEAKQEVQMTSPYLVPGEQGMAAFEELGRRKIKLVLLTNSLAANDEPLVHTGYMRYRERLLKAGADLYELSPERTTASKRFGSFGSSLGRLHAKTAAIDRSRILLGSANLDPRSATQNTEMGMLIDSPQLAREMLRVINVSRVQNSYRLRLAKDTGRLEWLTTDGEKEIVLTSEPEATFFQRFYNRLIAPIVPEMLL
- a CDS encoding peroxiredoxin, which translates into the protein MTRRILARLAAFGLASLGLSPALAALDVGDPVPKFTATAALGGKTFNYSLADALAKGPVVVYFFPAAGTTDCNIEAHAFAEAMDQFEAVGATVIGVSADDIETLKDFSVKQCQSKFPVAADRSKVVIEGFDAVMQTRPDFANRLSYVVAPNGTVAYYYQNLNPDKHVERMLNALKALPKQTAKR
- a CDS encoding aldehyde dehydrogenase family protein; amino-acid sequence: MQLHYIANESVPSSSGRTLPVLDPSDGQPFDELQRGNAADIDAAVRAARDCFEGSWQKQSAAERGRLLYRLSQKIAEHTDELALLEQRDCGKPVKQARADALALVRYFEFYAGACDKLHGETIPYQEGYSVFTWREPHGVTGHVIPWNYPMQIFGRSVGGALAAGNVCVVKPSEDACLSLIRVAQLAAEVGFPPGAINIVTGYGHEVGDALARHPGIDHISFTGSPKVGTLIQQVAAERHCPVTLELGGKSPQIIFADADLGAAIPVLINAIVQNAGQTCSAGSRVLVEREIYELLLERLGQAFEALRVGPAAMDLDVGPLIRQTQQQRVWDFLSDAQHAGIPMVAQGVVVDEAPQTGFYQAPTLLRDVPVTHRLAQEEVFGPVLAAMSFRDEDEAVAQANATEFGLVAGIWTKDGGRQFRMAKRVKSGQVFINNYGAGGGVELPFGGVKSSGYGREKGFEALYGFTTLKTVAVRHG
- a CDS encoding ZIP family metal transporter, with the translated sequence MNRSSSIASAAVRPSLPLRQAFGIAIVLAGVLVLGAQFWHYAAARPVVLQALTGGSIAALATALGTLPIVFSQRLSDRTQDTLFGFGAGVMLAASAFSLIIPGIAAARAAGADAWGAGGIVGSAVLLGGLALLVLDRVLPHEHFIKGVEGRDTRVLRRTWLFVFAIALHNLPEGLAIGVGFAGGDALRGSALATGIAIQDVPEGLVVAAALLAAGYRRPFAVAIGMASGLVEPLGAVFGAAIVSHSALLLPWGLGFAAGAMLFVISHEIIPESHRKGHEAFATGGLMVGFVLMMLLDTALG
- a CDS encoding NAD(P)-dependent oxidoreductase, producing the protein MNSNPAILVMRDTVIGDALDELAARLQAEGALVRRGDDAVAARRPLEVCVNAAHLNACEVIVSTPRYSIGPDTLAAAPQLKSIVLPTIGIDSVDVDAVAARGITVANSATPENFEGLAEATVLLMLTLIRHPRSPRGVSRSLQGKTVGLLGFGRVGRSVAQRLQGWGAQLLAHAPSSQTATEGVRLVPFDTLLSESDMLSVHSTLNATSRHLIDRRAIERMKAGAWLINTARGGLVDEDALCDALESGHLGGAAIDVFEVEPLPEKSRLRAAPCVILTPHRVGHTVELYRSLADAAYANVAAAISKARAG
- a CDS encoding alpha/beta fold hydrolase, with amino-acid sequence MTICSTSRGQLAYDRSGAGPCVVLLHPIGIDRSWWDAFVTAWSPVRTIITIDMLGHGESEPLTSSITLAEHARCIWEVLDAQGIGAASFLGVSMGGMVAQYAAIQRPQAVRALIACATSATFRDDARTTIRARGNAGIAGKMAEVVPETLRRWFSDHAPAQLVARCETALLQQDWYSWSANWQAISAVETIEGLSVINVPTLAVACAADASLPAAVTRRIAEAARGELILVEGASHFGIFETPASFIDLIDAFLRKHEREGESSSANRS
- a CDS encoding CaiB/BaiF CoA transferase family protein, yielding MTFPIGTPGAPLAGYRVLDLTTFLSGPFATQVLADMGAEVVKIEPPNGGDSSRTIPPYFVEGDSAYFLGINRSKRSIALDLKSPHGVALLKEMIAVCDVVVENYRPGVAARMGLDSRGLRAHHPRLIWASISGFGQTGPWKDHPAYDMIVQALSGVMSLTGEAGRPSVRLGIPAGDIVAGMYASIAINAALADRERTGKGRAIDISMLDCQLAMLSYQSTYALVAGITPQPQGAKHDSIPTYRSFVGEDGRELVVTANTERMWRGMCSALGCAELADDARFCNAHSRLAHRNELWPILEAAFRTKPAADWIEPLQSQGVPVALIKKVPEALADAREAGRGMVMQLEDLDGRSVEVVGNPIKLQGESPLVPRYPPRLGEGAHQVLASWLGKAERDVDLIVASGALQLAHG